The genomic interval AACCCGGGCTACAACGAGAAGCTCGAGGCCCTCACGAACCGCTTCACGAAGTCCTTCGTCGCGCGGGGCGCGTACCTGGGAAGCGCCATCCATCAGGTCCGCACCAACGAGAACGCGTTGGACCCGCTCTGGGAGCTGCGCGAGTTCCACCTGGGCTCCGAAGGGCTGATGCCCGCGCACGTCGCGCTGACCCCCAACCTGTTCTGGAATGGCTCGAGCACCCTGAGGGACTACGTCAACCTGAACATGTCCTCCGTCCTCTCCGAGACGCACACGGTCCCGGAGTTCTTCGAGGGACAGCCTCTGCTCGCGGGCTCCTCGCTGACGCCGCCCAACTTCGCGTGGGCCGTGCCCGGAGTCTCCACCGAGGCGCGTCACAAGTTCTCGGTGAACACCTGCAGCGGCTGTCACGCGGGGGAGACGAGCACCTTCTTCCTGCACATCTTCCCTCGTTCGGAGGGGCAGCCGGCGGGGCTGTCTCCCTTCCTTCTGGGGACCGGGAACATTCCGGACCGGTTCAACCCGTCCGTGACGCGAAGCTTCGAGGACCTGTTCCGGCGCGAGCAGGACCTGAAGGCGCTCGTGTGCGGCGTGCCGGCGGCGAATCCGCTGGTGCAGGCGAAGGAGACCCTGGGCACGTCACTGCTCTCGGGTTCGAGCAAGCCGCTTCCTCCCGCGGTTCCTGGCTTCCCGCCGCGCTCCAATCTGCCGCCGGGTCGCGTCCACTGAGGTGAGCTGTCATCGAAGAGCGCTGTAGGGGCAGGGCGCCGCGTGTATCGGGCGCCCTGTCTGCGTTTCGGAGGGGAGGTATCAGCTCGCCACGCCGAGCATTTGCCGAATCTGGCGGAGCATGGAGATCTCCTCCGCGTGGATGCTGCCCTCATGGGTCATGAGTTCGTGGGCGGCTCGGATGACCTCCGGTGGGTTTGTCCGCAGGAGGCCCAGGTTGGGGGCGGGCAGCGGCGAGCCGTTCTGGAGGCACTGTGTGAGCTCGGTCAGCTCCGCCAGCGGGACGCTCATGCCGCGGGCGGCCGCGACGAGGTGGTCGATCTCCGCGCGGGTCACCCGGTCATCGCTGGTGACCATCTGGAGCAGGAGCTTGAGGACTTCGATGTGGAATTGGGAGTCGGGGGCCGCGGGCATTCGCATCCAGCTTGGTTCAAGGTGATTCCTCAGGCTCGCCCGTCCTGGCGGGTGCGTCCAGTCGTCGTCTCGGGGCCGCCTCCACGGTGAGGGCCGACAGGCGGGAACACCTGTTCAGAATGCACTGAGTCACTGTTGTTATGTAGACAACAACATGTGGATGGTTCGGTTGGTCGCTGGGAACGCGTCGATGTCCCGCGCCATGCGAGTCAGTCGAGTGCAATGCCGGCCGGCATGTGTGGCACGCCGCTCATGAGGGGATTGCGACCTTCCAGTCTCGAGGCTCGGATGTTTCCGGGAAGGGGACTCATTCTGTGGCGCATGTCTTCGACCGCGGCGGAATGTGTGCCCTGTGTCCTTCATTCCAACCAGAAGGGAGGACGCATCCGACGATGGCTGCCTCTCGGACTGGGGTTGGGGCTCCTGCCGGTTGCGATGCTGCTCGGCGTGGCCGCGCCGCGCATCCATGTGTCTGTGTCGGGCTGGAGCTATGCCGTGGGCCTCTGGCTCGTCACCTTGGGGCTGCTCACGCATCCATGGCGGAGTTGGCGAGGACTGACCCGCGCTGGCCTGGGACTGATGTTGCTGGTGGCCGTGTCGCGGGTGGCCGCTTCAGAGGGTGAGCAAGTTCAGCTCGTGCGCCTTCCCCATGGGCGCTCGCCTTGGGTGAACCGCCTGGTGGCGGAGAGAGATGGGACCTTGTTGGTGGCGCATGCGTTGGTCCTCGCCAGGTCTCTCCCTTCTTCCGATTCGAGGGAGTTCATTGCGGCCCTGGAGACCGCCTATGCGCGGCTGGATGCGGTGGGCGGGGTCATCACCCCAGCGGTCGCCACCTACCTGGGGATGCAGTCTCCCGAGGGCTTCGACACCGTGGTTGTTCCCACTCCGGGAAAGGCCACCCCCGAGGTCGCGGTCATCTTCCTGCATGGCTATGCGGGCAACTTCGCCGTGTATTGCTGGCAGATGGCACAGGCGGCGCGGGCCATCGGCGCGCTGACGGTCTGTCCCTCCGTGGGTCCTTCGGGGAAGTGGGGAACCGCGGACGGTGCCCGCACGGTGGCGGTGACACTCGACTGGCTCGCGAGCCAAGGGATTCGCCGGGTCTTCCTTGGGGGACTCTCGAACGGAGGGCTGGGCGCGAGCCTGCTCGTGAACGACCTCTCCCATCCACGCATCGAGCTGAGCGGGTTGGTGCTCGTCTCCGGCGCCAGCTCCAGCGCGCCTGTTCCTCGCGTACCGACGTTGGTGGTGCAAGGCCGACACGACACCATGATGCCCATGCGGTCCATGCGGGCCTATGTCGCGAAGGCAGGGCCCGTCGCCTCCTATGTCGAGGTGAACAGCGGCCACTTCGCCTTCCTCGACCAGCGGGAGGTGTGTGTGCGCGCCATCTCGGGCTGGCTGGTCCAGCAGGAGCAGCGGGTGGTGCGCTGAGTCTGTCCACCCGCGCGGTCAGGCGGGCGGGCTCGCGGTGTTAGGCTTTGCCCATGCGCCGCGAGGTCCTGTCCAGAGTCCTGCTGGCTCTTGTGCTGGGGTTCTAGGGTGTCTGCGATTTTGCCTTTGCGATATCGATGGAGACATCTGTCGCGGGGGTGTTCGCGCTGTTGGTGGGGTGTCTGGCCATCCTGAGTACGCGGTCGGCTCCAGCACGGGTGCGCTGGGGCACGGCGGTCCTCCTGCTGCTTCTGTGCATGGGGATGCGCTGGCTGGACTGGGATTCACGCAAGCCTTTCATGCGTGACCTCTCCTCGGTGCGGCCAGGGATGACGGTGGAGCAGGTGGAGGCCATCATGGGCCGCTACCTGCGCGGGACGGGCTGGCCTGAGAATCCGTTCACCCGGGGCAACGCACCCGGAGACTTCCGTGCAGGAGAGCTCCAGGTCGCGGACAGTCGCGTCTACCGGCACACCAACGAAGGCTGGGGCAACTCCGATTGGGGTGTCGTCCGCTTCGAGGCGGGCCGTGTCGTCGACGTCACCTTCTCGCCGGACTGAGGGAACACGGCGTCCGCGGGGTAGGGGAGTGGGCCCTCCTGGATTCGAACCAGGGACCAATCGGTTATGAGCCGACAGCTCTAACCGCTGAGCTAAGGGCCCCCATGCGTGAACAACCCGCGCGTGCGGCCAATGGCATAACTCCGCCCCCGCGCTGCTTGCAAGGGCCACTCAGCACCCGCGTCAGCGCTTGCGCTTCGACGCCGCCCTCTTCCTCTCGGGGACAGCCGCCTGGCCTC from Myxococcus stipitatus carries:
- a CDS encoding TerB family tellurite resistance protein, which encodes MRMPAAPDSQFHIEVLKLLLQMVTSDDRVTRAEIDHLVAAARGMSVPLAELTELTQCLQNGSPLPAPNLGLLRTNPPEVIRAAHELMTHEGSIHAEEISMLRQIRQMLGVAS
- a CDS encoding alpha/beta hydrolase; amino-acid sequence: MSSTAAECVPCVLHSNQKGGRIRRWLPLGLGLGLLPVAMLLGVAAPRIHVSVSGWSYAVGLWLVTLGLLTHPWRSWRGLTRAGLGLMLLVAVSRVAASEGEQVQLVRLPHGRSPWVNRLVAERDGTLLVAHALVLARSLPSSDSREFIAALETAYARLDAVGGVITPAVATYLGMQSPEGFDTVVVPTPGKATPEVAVIFLHGYAGNFAVYCWQMAQAARAIGALTVCPSVGPSGKWGTADGARTVAVTLDWLASQGIRRVFLGGLSNGGLGASLLVNDLSHPRIELSGLVLVSGASSSAPVPRVPTLVVQGRHDTMMPMRSMRAYVAKAGPVASYVEVNSGHFAFLDQREVCVRAISGWLVQQEQRVVR